DNA from Bradyrhizobium diazoefficiens USDA 110:
GCCGGCTGATGCGCCACGGCCATTCGACCGTGGTCTATGACAAGGACGCCAAGGCCGTCGCCGGCCTTGCCGCAGACGGCGCGGTAGGCTCGGCGACGCTGGAGGAGTTCGTCGCAAAGCTGGAGCGGCCGCGCACGGCCTGGGTGATGCTGCCTGCGGGACGCATCACCGAGACGACGATCGACACGATCGCGGGCGTGATGCAGGAAGGCGACGTCATCATCGACGGCGGCAACACCTTCTGGCAGGACGACGTCCGCCGCGGCAAGGCGCTGAAGGCACGCGGCATCCACTATGTCGACGTTGGCACCTCCGGCGGCGTCTGGGGTCTCGACCGCGGCTATTGCATGATGATCGGCGGCGAGAAACAGGTGGTCGACCGGCTCGATCCGATCTTCGCCGCGCTCGCGCCCGGCGCCGGCGACATTCCGCGCACGGAAGGACGTGAGGGGCGCGATCCCCGCATCGAGCAGGGCTATATCCACGCCGGCCCCGTCGGCGCCGGCCACTTCGTCAAGATGATCCACAACGGCATCGAATACGGCCTGATGCAGGCCTATGCCGAAGGGTTCGACATCCTCAAGAACGCCAACATCGATGCCTTGCCGGCGGACCATCGCTACGATTTCGATCTCGCCGACATCGCAGAAGTCTGGCGGCGCGGCAGCGTGATCCCGTCCTGGCTGCTCGATCTCACCTCGACGGCGCTCGCCGACAGCCCGGCATTGGCGGAATATTCCGGCTTCGTCGAAGATTCCGGCGAAGGCCGCTGGACCGTGAATGCGGCGATCGACGAAGCGGTGCCGGCCGAAGTTCTGACCGCGGCGCTCTACACACGTTTCCGTTCCCGCAAGGAACACACCTTCGCCGAAAAAATTCTCTCCGCGATGCGCGCGGGTTTCGGCGGCCACAAGGAGCCGAAGCAGCCGGGCGCTTCGAAGCCCAAATAAAAGGCGAAGTATCAAGTAACAGAGCGAAGGCCGATCATTCGTGACAAAAGACCCGCAAGCCAAGCGCAAGCCGGAAAATTGCGCCTTCGTCATCTTTGGCGTGACCGGAGACCTTACTCATCGCCTTGTGATGCCCTCGCTCTACAATCTCGCGGCCGAGCACCTGTTACCGGAAAAGTTCTGTGTCGTCGGCGTGGCCCGCAAGGGCCAATCGGATGACGAGCTGCGCAGCAGCCTGTTGAAGGGCCTGCGCCAGTTCGCGACGCGACCCGTGGACGACGATATCGCCCAGAAGCTGCTGCAATGCCTGACCTTCGTCGAGGCCGACCCGAAGGACTCGCCGTCCTTCGACCGCTTGCGCGAGCATCTGGATTCGCTGGAATGCGCGCAGGACACCGGCGGCAACCGGCTGTTCTATCTGGCAACGCCGCCCGCCGCGTTCGCGCCGACCGCGCGCGAGCTCGGCCGCACCGGCATGATGGAGGAGAACGGCGCCTGGCGACGCCTCGTGATCGAAAAGCCGTTCGGCACCGATCTCGCCTCGGCACGCGCGCTGAACGCCGAGCTCCTGAAGATCATGGACGAGCACCAGATCTACCGGATCGATCACTATCTCGGCAAGGAGACGGTGCAGAACATTTTGGTGCTGCGCTTTGCCAACGGCATGTTCGAGCCGATCTGGAATCGCAACCACATCGACCACATCCAGATCACGGTGGAAGAGAAGCTCGGCGTCGGCCATCGCGGCGGCTTCTACGACGCCACCGGCGCGCTGCGCGACATGGTACCGAACCATCTGTTCCAGCTGATGTCGCTGGTCGCGATGGAGCCCCCCGCCCGCTTCGACGCGCATTCCGTGCGCTCCGAGAAGGCCGACGTGCTCACCTCGATCCAGCAGCCCAGCCGGGAAGAGGCGCTGAAGAATTCAGTGCGCGCGCAATATCTCGCCGGCCGCATCGGCGACGAGGAGATCACGGACTATCGCAAGACCGAGGACGTCAAGCCCGGCAGCACCACCGAGACCTTTGTCGCGCTCAAGCTGATGATCGAC
Protein-coding regions in this window:
- the zwf gene encoding glucose-6-phosphate dehydrogenase, with amino-acid sequence MTKDPQAKRKPENCAFVIFGVTGDLTHRLVMPSLYNLAAEHLLPEKFCVVGVARKGQSDDELRSSLLKGLRQFATRPVDDDIAQKLLQCLTFVEADPKDSPSFDRLREHLDSLECAQDTGGNRLFYLATPPAAFAPTARELGRTGMMEENGAWRRLVIEKPFGTDLASARALNAELLKIMDEHQIYRIDHYLGKETVQNILVLRFANGMFEPIWNRNHIDHIQITVEEKLGVGHRGGFYDATGALRDMVPNHLFQLMSLVAMEPPARFDAHSVRSEKADVLTSIQQPSREEALKNSVRAQYLAGRIGDEEITDYRKTEDVKPGSTTETFVALKLMIDNWRWAGVPFYLRTGKALGHKRTEVAIKFKQAPLSMFSGTDVDRLSQNFLTIGIAPTETIELQFNAKIPGPSITIDGVEMKFRYGDYFRVDPSTGYETLIYDCMIGDNILFQRADGIEAGWQAVQPFLDAWKSEGTNGIETYEAGSDGPACADELLRRDGRSWRKFS
- the gnd gene encoding phosphogluconate dehydrogenase (NAD(+)-dependent, decarboxylating): MQLGMIGLGRMGGNIVRRLMRHGHSTVVYDKDAKAVAGLAADGAVGSATLEEFVAKLERPRTAWVMLPAGRITETTIDTIAGVMQEGDVIIDGGNTFWQDDVRRGKALKARGIHYVDVGTSGGVWGLDRGYCMMIGGEKQVVDRLDPIFAALAPGAGDIPRTEGREGRDPRIEQGYIHAGPVGAGHFVKMIHNGIEYGLMQAYAEGFDILKNANIDALPADHRYDFDLADIAEVWRRGSVIPSWLLDLTSTALADSPALAEYSGFVEDSGEGRWTVNAAIDEAVPAEVLTAALYTRFRSRKEHTFAEKILSAMRAGFGGHKEPKQPGASKPK